One window of Stenotrophomonas indicatrix genomic DNA carries:
- the flhA gene encoding flagellar biosynthesis protein FlhA has product MSAQASSFNTRRALEMVRQGLGAPLIVLALLAMVVVPLAAPVLDALFTFNIAISLMVLLAVVYVKRPLDFTIFPIVLLITTMLRLALNVASTRVILLNGQNGHEAAGKVIAAFGEFVIGGNYAVGIVVFAILTIINFVVITKGAGRVSEVTARFILDAMPGKQMAIDADLNAGLLTREEAKLRREEVREEADFYGAMDGASKFIRGDAIAGILILFINMLGGLAVGVLQHGMPFGDAAATYTLLSIGDGLVAQLPALLVSSAVAMLVTRASRSQDMAQAMTGQVFGQYRALAITAGILGVVGLVPGMPNVAFLTLAAILGFIAWKVYRKGQAPAQADAAAGETNALNALGRPAAPAPTAELSWDELRPVDPLGLEVGYRLISLVDSNQGGELMPRIKGVRRKLTQDVGFLIPSVHIRDNLELPANGYRVLVHGVPVATAEIHPDRELALDPGSALGPLEGIAGKDPAFGLDATWIQPHQRAQAETLGYTVVDPATVVATHLSHLIREHAPELLGHEEVQHLLANLAKSAPKLVEDLTPKALPLSAVVRVLQNLLIERIPIRQLRKIAEALVEHAPHSQDPATLTAAVRTALGRFIVQEIAGMSAELPVFTLNPQLERVLQESTQGNGAALEPGLAERLHQSLAECVSKQEARNEPAVVLVPGPVRAALARLVRHSVPSLSVLAYSEVPEDKRLKLVGTIS; this is encoded by the coding sequence ATGAGCGCGCAGGCATCCAGCTTCAATACCCGCCGCGCGCTGGAGATGGTCCGCCAGGGTCTGGGCGCGCCGCTGATCGTGCTGGCCCTGCTGGCCATGGTCGTGGTGCCGCTGGCCGCGCCGGTGCTCGATGCGCTGTTCACCTTCAACATCGCCATCTCGCTGATGGTGCTGCTGGCAGTGGTGTACGTGAAGCGCCCGCTGGACTTCACCATCTTCCCGATCGTGCTGCTGATCACCACCATGCTGCGGCTGGCGCTGAACGTGGCCTCCACCCGCGTGATCCTGCTCAACGGCCAGAACGGCCACGAAGCGGCCGGCAAGGTGATCGCCGCGTTCGGTGAGTTCGTGATCGGCGGCAACTACGCGGTCGGCATCGTGGTGTTCGCCATCCTGACCATCATCAACTTCGTGGTCATCACCAAGGGCGCCGGGCGCGTCTCGGAAGTGACCGCGCGCTTCATCCTCGACGCCATGCCCGGCAAGCAGATGGCGATCGACGCCGATCTCAACGCCGGTTTGCTGACGCGCGAGGAAGCCAAGCTGCGCCGCGAGGAGGTCCGCGAGGAAGCCGACTTCTACGGCGCGATGGACGGTGCCAGCAAGTTCATCCGCGGCGATGCGATCGCCGGCATCCTGATCCTGTTCATCAACATGCTGGGCGGCCTGGCCGTGGGCGTGCTGCAGCATGGCATGCCGTTCGGCGATGCCGCGGCCACCTATACCCTGCTGTCGATCGGTGACGGTCTGGTGGCGCAGCTGCCGGCGCTGCTGGTCTCCAGTGCGGTGGCGATGCTGGTTACCCGTGCCTCGCGCTCGCAGGACATGGCGCAGGCGATGACCGGCCAGGTGTTCGGCCAGTACCGCGCGCTGGCCATCACTGCCGGCATCCTCGGCGTGGTCGGCCTGGTGCCGGGCATGCCCAACGTCGCTTTCCTGACGCTGGCGGCAATCCTCGGCTTCATCGCCTGGAAGGTGTACCGGAAAGGCCAGGCCCCGGCCCAGGCCGACGCAGCTGCGGGCGAAACCAACGCACTGAACGCGCTGGGCCGCCCCGCCGCCCCCGCACCCACCGCGGAACTGAGCTGGGACGAGCTGCGCCCGGTCGATCCGCTGGGCCTGGAAGTCGGCTATCGATTGATTTCGCTGGTGGACAGCAACCAGGGCGGCGAACTGATGCCGCGCATCAAGGGCGTGCGCCGCAAGCTGACCCAGGATGTCGGTTTCCTGATTCCGTCGGTGCACATCCGCGACAACCTGGAATTGCCGGCCAACGGTTATCGGGTACTGGTGCATGGCGTGCCGGTGGCTACCGCCGAAATCCATCCCGACCGCGAACTGGCGCTGGACCCGGGCAGTGCTCTCGGTCCGCTGGAAGGCATCGCCGGCAAGGACCCTGCCTTCGGCCTGGATGCGACCTGGATCCAGCCACACCAGCGCGCCCAGGCCGAAACCCTGGGCTACACCGTGGTCGACCCGGCCACGGTGGTGGCCACCCACCTTTCGCACCTGATCCGCGAGCACGCACCGGAACTGCTCGGCCACGAGGAAGTGCAGCACCTGCTGGCCAACCTGGCCAAGAGCGCGCCCAAGCTCGTCGAAGATCTGACGCCGAAGGCGCTGCCGCTGTCGGCGGTGGTGCGCGTGCTGCAGAACCTGCTGATCGAGCGCATTCCGATCCGCCAGCTGCGCAAGATCGCCGAAGCACTGGTCGAACACGCCCCGCACAGCCAGGACCCGGCCACGCTGACCGCCGCCGTGCGAACCGCACTGGGCCGCTTCATCGTGCAGGAGATCGCCGGAATGTCGGCGGAGCTGCCGGTGTTCACCCTCAACCCGCAATTGGAACGTGTCTTGCAGGAGTCCACGCAGGGCAACGGCGCCGCGCTGGAACCCGGACTCGCTGAGCGACTGCACCAGAGCCTGGCCGAATGTGTCAGCAAGCAGGAAGCCCGCAACGAGCCCGCGGTGGTGCTGGTACCTGGCCCGGTGCGTGCCGCGCTGGCCCGCCTGGTCCGCCACAGCGTTCCGTCGCTGTCGGTCCTGGCGTACAGCGAGGTGCCGGAGGACAAGCGCCTGAAGCTGGTCGGAACGATCAGCTGA
- the flhB gene encoding flagellar biosynthesis protein FlhB: MSENESAGEKTEQPTEKRLRDAREQGNLPRSRELGTAAVFGAGVIAVMAMSGSMASGASAWMRHALSPEQSLRQHPKALFGHFGDLLLQLMWVIAPLVLVCLLASFLAPVVMGGLRWSAKAMMPDINRMNPMSGLKRLYGPEAIAEFIKSLLRVAFVGVAAGMVVWTSFNTLRGLIHQPLETAIGDGLGFTLRLLLATAGAMLVLAAIDAPYQRWNWMRKLKMTREELRREMKESEGSPEVKGRIRQLQQQMANRRMMEAVPTADVVVVNPTHYAVALKYEGGAMNAPTVVALGVDETALRIREVADGNKVAIVSAPPLARALYREGQLGKEIPVRLYSAVAQVLSYVYQLRSWRTGPMPSTPHIQVDEFGNGGRP, translated from the coding sequence ATGTCCGAGAACGAATCCGCCGGCGAAAAAACCGAACAACCGACAGAAAAGCGCCTGCGCGACGCCCGCGAGCAGGGCAACCTGCCGCGCTCGCGTGAACTGGGCACGGCCGCCGTGTTCGGCGCCGGGGTGATCGCGGTGATGGCCATGAGCGGCTCGATGGCCAGCGGCGCCAGCGCCTGGATGCGCCATGCGCTCAGCCCCGAACAGAGCCTGCGCCAGCACCCGAAGGCGCTGTTCGGCCACTTCGGCGACCTGTTGCTGCAGTTGATGTGGGTGATCGCCCCGCTAGTGCTGGTCTGCCTGCTGGCCAGTTTCCTGGCGCCGGTGGTGATGGGCGGCCTGCGCTGGTCGGCCAAGGCGATGATGCCCGACATCAACCGCATGAACCCGATGAGCGGGCTCAAACGCCTGTACGGCCCCGAAGCCATCGCCGAGTTCATCAAGTCGCTGCTGCGGGTGGCCTTCGTCGGCGTCGCCGCCGGCATGGTCGTGTGGACCAGCTTCAACACCCTGCGCGGGCTGATCCACCAGCCGCTGGAAACCGCCATCGGCGACGGCCTGGGTTTCACCCTGCGGCTGCTGCTGGCCACCGCCGGCGCAATGCTGGTACTGGCCGCCATCGATGCGCCGTACCAGCGCTGGAACTGGATGCGCAAGCTGAAGATGACCCGCGAAGAACTGCGCCGGGAAATGAAGGAAAGCGAGGGCAGCCCGGAAGTGAAGGGCCGCATCCGCCAGCTGCAGCAGCAGATGGCCAACCGCCGGATGATGGAGGCGGTACCCACCGCCGACGTGGTGGTGGTCAACCCGACCCACTATGCGGTGGCGCTGAAGTACGAAGGTGGGGCCATGAATGCGCCCACCGTGGTCGCCCTGGGCGTGGATGAAACCGCCCTGCGCATCCGTGAAGTGGCCGACGGCAACAAGGTTGCCATCGTCTCTGCCCCGCCTTTGGCACGCGCCTTGTATCGGGAAGGCCAACTCGGCAAGGAAATCCCCGTGAGACTGTATTCAGCCGTCGCCCAGGTCCTCTCTTACGTCTACCAGCTGCGCAGCTGGCGGACCGGCCCGATGCCGTCCACGCCGCACATCCAGGTTGATGAGTTCGGCAACGGGGGCCGCCCATGA
- a CDS encoding putative bifunctional diguanylate cyclase/phosphodiesterase, producing the protein MLVGTYNPWLVATSLLVAVMASYTALAMAGRTVTAPGKGATWWWRLGGGFAMGLGIWSMHFIGMLAFDLPIPLGYDLPITLLSLALAIGSSVFALWLVSLRTLPHPRLASGAVLMGSGIASMHYVGMAAMRMQPGIDYQPVWLLLSLLVAVAASWTALYVAFRLRAQHTRIGDRLAAAGLLGLAIVGMHYTGMAAARFPEGSVCGAAVGDGLQNNWLAMLVVVLTVAILAVVLVVSWLDQRVEAQLLRLRNSLLSTSLTDAQQELTQAALHDPLTRLPNRLLLQRRILQALAEAEQGGSRFAVMFMDLDGFKQVNDAYGHQAGDALLVAVAERTRQLLRPHDMLARLGGDEFVLVVRIEQDEDLPTLARRILQAVGSGPLLPDHELQVSASIGIAICPDHAASERQLMAFADAAMYQAKESGRNAFVLFADWMNDSAEQQFRLLADLRRAIGSEQLFLHYQPKIRVATQKVAGAEALIRWRHPEQGLIPPDRFIRLAERSGAINEIGRWALDQACQQLRHWHDAGHDGWTMSVNLSPVQFSSPHLLQDVREVIERYAIAPRNLVLEITESTVMRDTDTSLRLLQSFSALGVGISIDDFGTGYSSLLYLKRLPATEIKIDHAFVRDLEHSAEDVVIVSAIVALGHALDMDIVAEGVETAAQRAYLERLGCDYLQGFLLGRPVDAARFMQLHDLPRPRVELANPRNPQ; encoded by the coding sequence ATGCTGGTAGGCACGTACAACCCGTGGCTGGTGGCGACCTCATTGCTGGTTGCAGTGATGGCGTCCTATACCGCACTGGCGATGGCTGGGCGCACCGTCACTGCGCCCGGCAAGGGCGCGACCTGGTGGTGGCGCCTCGGCGGCGGCTTTGCGATGGGGCTGGGCATCTGGTCGATGCACTTCATCGGCATGCTCGCCTTCGACCTGCCCATTCCGTTGGGCTACGACCTGCCCATCACCCTGCTGTCGCTGGCACTGGCGATCGGCTCGTCGGTGTTCGCGCTGTGGCTGGTATCGCTGCGCACCCTGCCCCATCCACGCCTGGCCAGTGGTGCCGTGCTGATGGGCAGCGGCATCGCCAGCATGCATTACGTGGGCATGGCCGCGATGCGCATGCAGCCAGGCATCGACTACCAGCCGGTGTGGCTGCTGCTGTCACTGCTGGTTGCGGTGGCCGCGTCGTGGACCGCGCTGTACGTGGCCTTCCGCCTGCGCGCGCAGCACACCCGCATCGGCGACCGCCTGGCGGCCGCCGGACTGCTCGGCCTGGCCATCGTCGGCATGCATTACACGGGCATGGCCGCCGCCCGTTTCCCCGAAGGCAGCGTCTGCGGCGCCGCGGTGGGCGATGGCCTGCAGAACAACTGGCTGGCGATGCTGGTGGTGGTGCTGACCGTGGCGATCCTGGCAGTCGTGCTGGTGGTGTCCTGGCTGGACCAGCGGGTGGAGGCACAGCTGTTGCGCCTGCGCAATTCGCTGCTCAGCACCTCCTTGACCGATGCCCAGCAGGAACTGACCCAAGCCGCGCTGCACGACCCGCTCACCCGCCTGCCGAACCGGCTGCTGCTGCAGCGGCGCATCCTGCAGGCGCTGGCCGAGGCCGAACAGGGCGGCAGCCGCTTCGCGGTGATGTTCATGGACCTGGATGGCTTCAAGCAGGTCAATGATGCCTATGGCCACCAGGCCGGCGATGCGCTGCTGGTGGCCGTGGCAGAGCGCACCCGCCAGCTGCTGCGGCCGCACGACATGCTGGCACGGCTGGGCGGCGACGAATTCGTGCTGGTGGTGCGCATCGAACAGGACGAGGACCTGCCGACCCTGGCCCGGCGCATTCTGCAGGCGGTGGGCAGCGGCCCGCTGCTGCCTGACCACGAGCTGCAGGTGAGCGCCAGCATCGGCATCGCGATCTGCCCCGACCATGCCGCCAGCGAACGCCAGCTGATGGCCTTCGCCGATGCGGCGATGTACCAGGCCAAGGAGTCGGGCCGCAATGCGTTCGTGCTGTTCGCCGACTGGATGAACGACAGCGCCGAGCAGCAGTTCCGCCTGCTGGCCGACCTGCGCCGGGCGATCGGCAGCGAGCAGCTGTTCCTGCACTATCAGCCGAAGATCCGCGTGGCTACGCAGAAGGTGGCTGGCGCCGAAGCACTGATCCGCTGGCGCCACCCGGAACAGGGCCTGATTCCGCCGGACCGCTTCATCCGCCTGGCCGAGCGCAGTGGTGCGATCAACGAGATCGGCCGCTGGGCGCTGGACCAGGCCTGCCAGCAGTTGCGGCACTGGCACGATGCCGGCCACGACGGCTGGACGATGTCGGTGAACCTGTCACCGGTGCAGTTCAGTTCGCCACATCTGCTGCAGGACGTACGCGAGGTGATCGAGCGCTACGCGATCGCCCCGCGCAACCTGGTGCTGGAGATCACCGAAAGCACCGTGATGCGCGACACCGATACCAGCCTGCGCCTGCTGCAGAGCTTCTCCGCCCTGGGCGTGGGCATTTCGATCGATGATTTCGGCACCGGCTACTCCAGCCTGCTGTACCTGAAGCGCCTGCCGGCCACCGAGATCAAGATCGACCATGCATTCGTGCGCGACCTGGAACACAGCGCCGAAGACGTGGTGATCGTGTCGGCCATCGTGGCGCTGGGCCACGCGCTGGACATGGATATCGTCGCCGAAGGCGTGGAGACCGCAGCGCAGCGCGCCTACCTGGAACGCCTGGGCTGCGACTACCTGCAGGGCTTCCTGCTGGGCCGGCCGGTGGACGCGGCCCGCTTCATGCAGCTGCACGACCTGCCGCGGCCACGGGTGGAACTGGCCAACCCCCGTAATCCCCAGTAG
- the fliR gene encoding flagellar biosynthetic protein FliR has translation MDAATQMAADGLNAFGMIGTVLWTMLRIGAVAMAMPMIGTRAVPGRVRVMLAGTLAIALAPLLPPVPDWTGFDAATVLTIARELAIGVAIGFMLRLVFEAGAMAGELVAQGTGLAFAQMSDPLRGGTSGVIGQWFYLLFGLLFFTANGHLALISLLVDSYRALPIGAPLPDPHAFFSIAPTFLLTVLRGALTLAIPLTVAMLAVNLAFGVLARAAPALNPIQLGLPVSLLLGLFLLTLLVGEMGPPVQRLFDAAFEAAGAVTR, from the coding sequence ATGGACGCCGCCACCCAGATGGCTGCCGACGGCCTGAATGCCTTCGGCATGATCGGCACCGTGCTGTGGACCATGCTACGCATCGGCGCGGTGGCCATGGCGATGCCGATGATCGGCACCCGCGCGGTGCCCGGCCGGGTGCGGGTGATGCTGGCCGGCACCCTGGCCATCGCGTTGGCGCCGCTGCTGCCGCCGGTACCGGACTGGACCGGCTTCGACGCCGCCACCGTGCTGACCATCGCCCGCGAGCTGGCGATTGGCGTAGCCATCGGTTTCATGCTGCGGCTGGTGTTCGAGGCTGGCGCCATGGCCGGCGAACTGGTCGCCCAGGGCACCGGCCTGGCGTTTGCGCAGATGAGCGACCCGCTGCGCGGCGGCACCTCCGGTGTCATCGGCCAGTGGTTCTATCTGTTGTTCGGCCTGCTGTTCTTCACCGCCAACGGCCACCTGGCGCTGATCTCGCTGCTGGTGGACAGCTACCGCGCTCTGCCCATCGGCGCGCCCCTGCCGGACCCGCACGCCTTCTTCAGCATCGCCCCGACCTTCCTGCTGACCGTGCTGCGCGGCGCGCTGACCTTGGCCATCCCGCTGACCGTAGCGATGCTGGCGGTCAACCTGGCCTTCGGCGTGCTGGCCCGCGCCGCGCCGGCGCTGAATCCGATCCAGCTGGGCCTGCCGGTTTCACTGCTGCTGGGCCTGTTCCTGCTGACCCTGCTGGTCGGTGAAATGGGCCCGCCGGTGCAGCGCCTGTTCGATGCCGCCTTCGAGGCTGCCGGTGCCGTGACCCGCTGA
- a CDS encoding flagellar biosynthetic protein FliQ, which translates to MSPELALTELRGGLITVLWVAGPLLLTVLVVGVVVGVVQAATQLNEPTIAFVAKAAALTAVLFALGSLLIGHLVEFTTLLFQRIPHLIG; encoded by the coding sequence ATGTCCCCCGAACTTGCCTTGACCGAACTGCGTGGTGGCCTGATTACCGTGCTGTGGGTAGCCGGCCCGCTGCTGCTGACCGTACTGGTGGTCGGCGTGGTGGTGGGCGTAGTGCAGGCGGCGACCCAGCTCAACGAGCCCACCATCGCCTTCGTTGCCAAGGCTGCGGCCCTCACTGCGGTGTTGTTCGCACTGGGCAGCCTGTTGATCGGCCACCTGGTCGAATTCACCACGCTGCTGTTCCAGCGCATTCCGCACCTGATCGGCTAG
- the fliP gene encoding flagellar type III secretion system pore protein FliP (The bacterial flagellar biogenesis protein FliP forms a type III secretion system (T3SS)-type pore required for flagellar assembly.) yields the protein MRVTRSRLATLLPWLTLLALCLLPALAFAAPGAPTTPLPDINVGKIGGAPVSLPLQTLLLMTAITLIPSMLLVLTSFTRIIIVLGLLRQALGTGQTPSNQVLLGLALFLTAMIMLPTWDKAWSTGMAPYLNGEIDFQTAWTLTTTPLRAFMLAQIRETDLMTFAGIAGHGTYASPDAIPFPVLVASFVTSELKTAFEIGFLIFIPFVIIDLVVASVLMSMGMMMLSPMLVSAPFKILLFVLVDGWVLTVGTLAASFNPA from the coding sequence ATGCGTGTGACCCGTTCCCGTCTTGCCACCCTGCTGCCGTGGCTGACCCTGCTCGCCCTGTGCCTGCTGCCTGCGTTGGCGTTCGCCGCCCCGGGCGCGCCGACCACGCCGCTGCCGGACATCAATGTCGGCAAAATCGGCGGTGCGCCGGTCAGCCTGCCGCTGCAGACGCTGTTGCTGATGACGGCGATCACCCTGATCCCGTCGATGCTGCTGGTGCTGACCTCCTTCACCCGCATCATCATCGTGCTGGGCCTGCTGCGGCAGGCACTGGGCACCGGCCAGACGCCGTCCAACCAGGTGCTGCTGGGCCTGGCCCTGTTCCTCACCGCGATGATCATGCTGCCGACCTGGGACAAGGCCTGGAGCACCGGCATGGCGCCCTACCTCAATGGCGAGATCGACTTCCAGACCGCCTGGACGCTGACCACCACGCCGCTGCGCGCCTTCATGCTGGCGCAGATCCGCGAGACCGATCTGATGACTTTCGCCGGCATCGCCGGGCACGGCACCTACGCCAGCCCCGATGCGATTCCGTTCCCGGTGCTGGTCGCATCGTTCGTCACCAGTGAACTGAAGACCGCCTTCGAGATCGGCTTCCTGATCTTCATCCCGTTCGTGATCATCGACCTGGTCGTGGCCAGCGTGCTGATGTCGATGGGCATGATGATGCTGTCGCCGATGCTGGTCTCCGCACCGTTCAAGATCCTGCTGTTCGTGCTGGTCGATGGTTGGGTGCTGACCGTCGGCACGCTGGCGGCCAGCTTCAATCCGGCCTGA
- the fliO gene encoding flagellar biosynthetic protein FliO — protein sequence MSLLAATALAVAKTAPQIGQHAPAAPSLFGAVLALLAVLALVIGLGWLLKRLPGSGFRPAEGMKLVASLNVGAKERVVVVEVNGQQLLLGVTAGGINALHTLPEPLPPPAPVRVPDLKNLPNFAQLLQQRLRKDP from the coding sequence TTGAGCCTGCTCGCCGCCACCGCGCTGGCCGTCGCCAAGACGGCCCCGCAGATCGGCCAGCATGCGCCGGCCGCACCGAGCCTGTTCGGTGCAGTTCTGGCCCTGTTGGCGGTGCTGGCCCTGGTCATCGGCCTGGGCTGGCTGCTCAAGCGCCTGCCCGGCAGCGGCTTCCGCCCGGCCGAGGGCATGAAGCTGGTGGCGAGCCTGAATGTTGGCGCCAAGGAGCGCGTGGTGGTGGTCGAGGTCAACGGCCAGCAGCTGCTGCTGGGCGTGACCGCCGGTGGCATCAATGCCCTGCACACCCTGCCCGAACCGCTGCCGCCGCCCGCGCCGGTGCGCGTACCCGACCTGAAGAACCTGCCGAATTTCGCCCAGCTGCTGCAACAGCGGCTGCGCAAGGACCCCTGA
- the fliN gene encoding flagellar motor switch protein FliN has product MNDIDALEPTPAQFTSLQADEATGPDLNLDVILDVPVTLSLEVGRARLPIRNLLQLNQGSVVELERGAGESLDVFVNGTLIAHGEVVVINDRFGVRLTDVVSPSERIRRLR; this is encoded by the coding sequence ATGAACGATATCGACGCCCTCGAACCGACCCCGGCACAGTTCACCAGCCTGCAGGCCGATGAGGCGACCGGCCCGGATTTGAACCTGGACGTGATCCTCGATGTGCCGGTGACGTTGTCGCTGGAAGTCGGTCGCGCCCGCCTGCCGATCCGCAACCTGTTGCAGCTCAACCAGGGTTCGGTGGTGGAGCTGGAGCGTGGTGCCGGCGAATCGCTGGACGTGTTCGTCAACGGCACGCTGATCGCACATGGCGAAGTGGTGGTGATCAACGACCGCTTCGGCGTGCGCCTGACCGATGTGGTCAGCCCCAGCGAGCGGATCCGGAGACTGCGTTGA
- the fliM gene encoding flagellar motor switch protein FliM yields the protein MNDLLSQDEIDALLHGVDSGAVETEPDAPSGEARSYDFASQDRIIRGRMPTLEMVHERFARLWRIGLFNLIRRSAELSVRGIELIKFNDYMHSLYVPTNLNLIRFKPLRGTGLIVFEPTLVFAIVDNFFGGDGRYPTRIEGREFTATEMRVIHLLLKQTFADLREAWAPVMDVEFEYINSEINPHFANIVTPREYVVVCRLHVELDGGGGDIHVTLPYSMLEPIRELLDAGIQSDRNDRDESWGRTLREQLNVAEVTLSSVLASKRMTLRDLTRLKVGDILPIDLSPQVPLCVENIPVFTGEFGVANGMNAVKITATHPPGTRPRVPVIQEDPQ from the coding sequence ATGAATGACCTGCTGTCCCAGGATGAGATCGATGCCCTGTTGCATGGCGTGGACAGTGGCGCGGTCGAAACTGAGCCGGACGCCCCCAGTGGCGAAGCACGCTCCTACGATTTCGCCAGCCAGGACCGCATCATCCGCGGTCGCATGCCGACCCTGGAAATGGTCCACGAGCGCTTCGCGCGCCTGTGGCGGATCGGCCTGTTCAATCTGATCCGGCGCTCGGCCGAACTGTCCGTGCGTGGCATCGAGCTGATCAAGTTCAACGACTACATGCACTCGCTGTATGTGCCGACCAACCTGAACCTGATCCGCTTCAAGCCACTGCGCGGCACCGGCCTGATCGTGTTCGAGCCGACTCTGGTGTTCGCCATCGTCGACAACTTCTTCGGCGGTGACGGGCGTTACCCGACGCGCATCGAAGGCCGCGAGTTCACCGCCACCGAAATGCGGGTGATCCACCTGCTGTTGAAGCAGACCTTCGCCGACCTGCGTGAAGCGTGGGCACCGGTGATGGACGTGGAGTTCGAGTACATCAACTCGGAAATCAACCCGCACTTCGCCAACATCGTGACGCCGCGCGAATACGTAGTGGTGTGCCGCCTGCATGTTGAACTCGACGGCGGTGGCGGCGACATCCACGTGACCCTGCCCTACTCGATGCTGGAGCCGATCCGCGAGCTGCTCGACGCCGGCATCCAGAGCGACCGCAATGACCGCGACGAGAGCTGGGGCCGCACCCTGCGCGAGCAGCTCAACGTGGCCGAAGTCACCCTCTCCAGCGTGCTGGCCAGCAAGCGCATGACCCTGCGCGACCTGACCCGGCTGAAGGTCGGCGACATCCTGCCGATCGACCTCAGCCCGCAGGTGCCGCTGTGCGTGGAGAACATCCCGGTGTTCACCGGGGAGTTCGGCGTCGCCAACGGCATGAACGCCGTAAAGATCACCGCTACCCATCCGCCGGGCACCCGTCCGCGCGTACCCGTCATCCAGGAAGACCCGCAATGA
- the fliL gene encoding flagellar basal body-associated protein FliL, translating to MAAAADKTKKTADKDKTAKPRSPILITALVAVLAAGAAGGGVWFFTQSKHEDKTAQAPKKTTTPAPAQYFALEPAFVVNLNGSIDGPRYLQVEVQLMTRDPAALEAIKTHSPAIRARLLMLFSQVSPQQIADIAGKQKLQADSLAEVQKVLKAETGSNGADDLLFTSFVTQ from the coding sequence GTGGCCGCAGCCGCTGACAAAACCAAGAAGACCGCCGACAAGGACAAGACCGCCAAGCCGCGCAGTCCGATCCTGATCACCGCCCTGGTCGCCGTACTGGCCGCCGGTGCTGCCGGTGGCGGCGTCTGGTTCTTCACCCAGTCCAAGCACGAAGACAAGACCGCGCAGGCGCCGAAGAAGACCACCACCCCGGCCCCGGCCCAGTACTTCGCACTGGAACCGGCGTTCGTGGTCAACCTCAACGGTTCGATCGACGGCCCGCGCTACCTGCAGGTGGAAGTGCAGCTGATGACCCGCGATCCGGCCGCGCTGGAAGCGATCAAGACCCATTCCCCGGCCATCCGCGCACGCCTGCTGATGCTGTTCTCGCAGGTCAGCCCGCAGCAGATCGCCGACATCGCCGGCAAGCAGAAGCTGCAGGCCGATTCGTTGGCCGAAGTGCAGAAGGTGCTGAAGGCCGAGACCGGCAGCAACGGTGCCGACGACCTGCTGTTCACCAGCTTCGTGACCCAGTAA